From Salvia splendens isolate huo1 chromosome 3, SspV2, whole genome shotgun sequence, a single genomic window includes:
- the LOC121794816 gene encoding F-box/kelch-repeat protein At1g26930-like, translating into MLQDRPCLVSRDCNSMTCEQESNRTMLYGAEKVEVKQGKRHLETNGEEDCIVKKVSKHPGDQVDTDLSIGGILKSVSDQSNSHGQDDDDSDSSSLIAGIGQDNSINCLIRCSRADYGLIALLNRSFRSLVRSGELYKLRRKSGVVEHWVYFSCELLEWEAFDPIRRRWMHLPRMYSNDCFVFSDKESLAVGTDLLVFGKNVMAHVIYRYSLLTNTWTTGMSMNEPRCLFGSASQGEIAILAGGCDSKGNILSSAELYNSETRTWMTLPSMRKARKMCSAVFMDGKFYVIGGIGGAESKLLTCGEEYDLENGTWTEILNMSPKRTSAPRENEPPATSGAPPLIAVVNNELYAADYASMEVSKYNKESRVWIVVGKLPKRADSMRGWGLAFRGCGDRLIVIGGPRTAGEGVIRVNSWVPSEEPARWDVLGEKRCASFVYNCAVMGC; encoded by the coding sequence AGCAGGGCAAGCGCCACTTGGAAACGAATGGGGAGGAAGATTGCATCGTGAAAAAGGTGTCCAAGCATCCGGGCGATCAAGTAGATACTGATTTGTCTATTGGTGGGATTCTAAAGTCGGTTTCTGACCAATCGAACAGCCATGGACAAGATGACGATGATTCAGATTCGAGTTCATTGATTGCTGGCATTGGTCAGGACAACTCGATTAATTGTCTTATACGGTGCTCCCGGGCTGATTATGGTTTAATTGCATTACTGAACCGGAGTTTCCGATCTCTTGTCCGTAGTGGTGAGCTGTATAAACTAAGGCGGAAAAGTGGGGTGGTTGAGCATTGGGTTTACTTTTCATGCGAGCTGCTTGAATGGGAAGCATTTGACCCTATACGGCGCCGTTGGATGCATTTGCCAAGAATGTATTCTAATGATTGCTTTGTCTTTTCAGATAAGGAATCTTTGGCTGTTGGAACTGACCTTCTTGTTTTTGGGAAGAATGTCATGGCGCACGTAATCTATAGATACAGTCTGTTGACGAACACATGGACTACCGGAATGAGCATGAACGAGCCTAGGTGTTTGTTTGGCTCTGCAAGCCAGGGGGAAATCGCCATACTGGCTGGCGGGTGTGACTCAAAGGGTAATATCCTCAGCTCTGCTGAGTTATACAATTCTGAAACGAGAACGTGGATGACACTTCCAAGCATGAGAAAAGCAAGGAAAATGTGTTCTGCGGTTTTCATGGATGGAAAGTTTTACGTAATTGGAGGAATAGGAGGTGCTGAATCCAAGCTTCTGACATGCGGAGAGGAATATGATTTGGAAAATGGGACTTGGACGGAGATCCTAAACATGTCCCCTAAGCGGACTAGCGCACCAAGAGAAAACGAACCGCCTGCTACATCTGGGGCACCACCTCTGATTGCCGTTGTAAATAATGAATTGTATGCTGCAGATTATGCTTCAATGGAGGTGAGCAAATATAACAAGGAGAGTAGGGTTTGGATTGTCGTTGGTAAGTTGCCGAAACGTGCTGATTCTATGCGCGGTTGGGGATTAGCATTCAGAGGGTGTGGTGATCGTCTTATTGTTATTGGCGGGCCTCGTACTGCTGGTGAGGGTGTTATTAGAGTGAATTCGTGGGTTCCAAGTGAAGAGCCCGCGCGGTGGGATGTGCTTGGCGAAAAACGATGTGCCAGTTTTGTCTATAATTGTGCAGTGATGGGATGCTGA